The Mastomys coucha isolate ucsf_1 unplaced genomic scaffold, UCSF_Mcou_1 pScaffold13, whole genome shotgun sequence genome has a window encoding:
- the LOC116087060 gene encoding mitochondrial ornithine transporter 2-like gives MQTFPHMYKGVADCFLRTYNQVGLYGLYRGTSPALLAYVTQGSILFMCFGFCQQFVRKVARVEQNAQLNDLETATAGSLASAFAALALCPTELVKCRLQTMYEMKMSGKITQSYNTIWSMVKSIFLKDGPLGFYRGLSTTLAQEIPGYFFYFGGYEISRSFFASGRSKDELGPVPLMLSGSFAGVCLWLIIFPVDCIKSRIQVLSMFGKHAGLIKTFINVVRDEGILALYSGMKATMIRAIPSNAALFLVYEYSRKMMMSMVEEY, from the coding sequence ATGCAGACATTTCCCCACATGTACAAAGGCGTCGCCGACTGCTTCCTAAGGACATACAACCAAGTGGGCTTGTATGGCCTTTACAGGGGAACCAGTCCCGCACTGCTAGCCTATGTCACCCAGGGCTCTATCCTGTTCATGTGCTTTGGCTTTTGCCAACAGTTTGTGAGGAAAGTGGCTAGAGTGGAGCAGAATGCACAGCTGAACGACTTGGAGACTGCCACTGCTGGGTCGCTGGCTTCTGCATTTGCTGCGCTGGCCCTCTGCCCCACTGAGCTTGTGAAGTGTCGGCTGCAGACCATGTATGAGATGAAGATGTCAGGGAAGATAACACAAAGCTATAACACAATTTGGTCTATGGTTAAGAGTATCTTCCTGAAGGATGGTCCCTTAGGCTTCTATCGTGGACTCTCGACCACTCTTGCTCAGGAAATACCTGGCTATTTCTTCTACTTTGGGGGCTATGAAATCAGTCGATCATTTTTTGCATCAGGGAGATCAAAGGATGAACTAGGCCCTGTCCCTTTGATGTTAAGTGGAAGCTTTGCCGGGGTCTGCCTCTGGCTTATCATATTTCCAGTGGACTGCATTAAATCCAGAATCCAGGTTCTTTCTATGTTTGGGAAGCATGCAGGATTAATCAAAACCTTTATAAATGTTGTGAGAGATGAAGGAATATTAGCCTTGTATTCTGGAATGAAAGCCACTATGATTCGAGCCATCCCTTCCAATGCAGCTCTGTTTTTGGTTTATGAGTACAGCAGAAAGATGATGATGAGCATGGTGGAAGAATACTGA
- the Taf7 gene encoding transcription initiation factor TFIID subunit 7, with amino-acid sequence MSKNKDDAPHELESQFILRLPPEYAATVRRAVQSGHVNLKDRLSIELHPDGRHGIVRVDRVPLAAKLVDLPCVTESLKTIDKKTFYKTADISQMLVATVDGDLYPPVEEAAATADPKANKKKDKDKEKKFVWNHGITLPLKNVRKRRFRKTAKKKYIESPDVEKEVKRLLSTDAEAVSTRWEIIAEDETKETENQGLDISSPGMSGHRQGHDSLEHDELREIFNDLSSSSEDEEDVNIIDTEEDLERQLQDKLNESDEHHQENEGTNQLVMGIQKQIDNMKGKLQETQDRAKRQEDLIMKVENLALKNRFQAVLDELKQKEDREKEQLSSLQEELESLLEK; translated from the coding sequence ATGAGTAAGAACAAAGATGATGCACCTCATGAGCTAGAGAGCCAGTTTATTTTACGACTGCCCCCAGAATATGCCGCTACGGTGAGGAGGGCAGTGCAGTCTGGGCATGTCAACCTGAAAGACAGACTGAGCATTGAGTTACACCCTGATGGGCGTCACGGAATTGTCAGAGTGGATCGAGTGCCCTTGGCTGCAAAATTGGTCGATTTGCCTTGTGTCACGGAAAGCTTGAAAACCATTGATAAGAAAACCTTTTACAAGACAGCTGATATCTCTCAGATGCTTGTAGCCACAGTAGATGGTGACCTATACCCTCCTGTGGAAGAggcagctgccactgctgatcctaaagcaaacaagaaaaaggataaggacaaagagaaaaagtTTGTTTGGAACCATGGAATTACTCTACCTTTAAAAAACGTTAGAAAGAGAAGGTTCCGGAAGACTGCAAAGAAGAAGTACATTGAGTCTCCGGATGTGGAAAAAGAAGTAAAGCGGCTGCTAAGTACAGATGCAGAAGCTGTCAGCACTCGTTGGGAGATAATTGCTGAAGATGaaacaaaggagacagaaaatcAAGGCCTTGATATCTCCTCTCCAGGAATGTCTGGCCACAGGCAGGGCCATGACTCACTAGAGCATGATGAGCTCCGAGAGATCTTCAATGacctcagcagcagcagtgaagacGAAGAAGATGTAAACATCATTGACACTGAGGAAGATCTAGAGCGACAGCTCCAAGATAAGCTGAATGAATCAGACGAGCACCACCAGGAAAATGAAGGAACCAATCAGCTGGTTATGGGGATTCAGAAGCAGATTGATAACATGAAAGGCAAGCTCCAAGAAACTCAAGACAGGGCAAAGCGCCAGGAGGATCTCATCATGAAGGTGGAAAACCTGGCTCTCAAGAACAGGTTTCAGGCTGTTCTGGATGAGCTCAAACAAAAGGAAGACCGTGAAAAGGAGCAGCTTAGCTCTCTGCAAGAAGAGCTGGAGTCACTTCTGGAGAAGTGA